The Halomonas elongata DSM 2581 DNA segment CGGGTCGAGTCCGTGATCCGGGACCACTTTCTCGATCACTACGATGAACCGATCCATGAGCGGGGGATCCAGCACAAGGACATGCTGCGCCTGGCCTTGACGCTGTAGCATCGAAAAAAAGAGGGACGGCGCCAAGGCCGTCCCTCTTTGTGTGCCGGTCACATCGGCCGGCTTACTTCACTCGCGGATCCAGTTCGCCACGCTCGTAGCGCAGGAACATCTCTTCGAGGTTGATCGGCTTGATCTTCGAGGCGTTGCCGGCGGTGCCGAAGGCTTCGTAGCGGGCCTTGCAGACTTCCTTCATGGCCGCGGTGCTGACCTTGAGGAACTTGCGCGGATCGAACTCGGCAGGGTTCTTGGCCAAGAAGCGGCGCACCGCACCGGTGGACGCCAGGCGCAGGTCGGTGTCGATGTTGACCTTGCGCACGCCGTGCTTGATGCCCTCGACGATTTCCTCGACGGGGACGCCGTAGGTCTCGGGGATCTCACCACCGAACTCGTTGATCACCTCGAGCCATTCCTGGGGCACCGAGGAGGAGCCGTGCATCACCAGGTGAGTCTCCGGGATGCGGGCATGAATCTCCTTGATGCGCTGGATGGAGAGGGTGTCGCCGGTGGGCGGACGGGTGAACTTGTAGGCGCCGTGGCTGGTGCCGATGGCGATGGCCAGGGCGTCGACATGGGTCGCCTTGACGAAGTCGGCGGCCTCTTCGGGATCGGTGAGCAACTGATCGTGATCGAGCTTGCCCTCGGCGCCGACGCCATCCTCTTCACCGGCCATGCCGGTTTCCAGGCTGCCCAGGCAGCCCAGCTCGCCCTCGACGGAAACGCCGCAGGCGTGGGCCATCTCGACGGTGCGACGGGTGACATCGACGTTGTAGTCGTAACTGGTCGGCGTCTTGCCGTCCTCGCCCAGCGAGCCGTCCATCATTACCGAGGAGAAGCCGAGCTGGATGGAGCGCTGGCACACGGCGGGGCTGGTGCCGTGGTCCTGATGCATGGCCACCGGGATATGCGGAAACTCCTCGACGGCGGCCAGGATGAGGTGGCGCAGGAAGGGTGCGCCGGCGTACTTGCGGGCGCCGGCGGAGGCCTGGACGATCACCGGAGAATCGGTTTCGTCGGCGGCCTCCATGATGGCGCGCATCTGCTCGAGGTTGTTGACGTTGAAGGCCGGGACGCCGTAGCCGTGTTCGGCGGCGTGGTCCAGCATCTGGCGCATGCTGATCAGTGCCATGTTTCGTACCTGTCTAGCGTGACGGCGGCGCCGTCCTGGGACGGCGCCGCACCGAGAGTCGATCGTTTGGAATCCGCGTAGTGTATCAGGCCTTGTCGGCCGCGGCTTCTAGGGCGGCTACGGCGGGCAGCGTCTTGCCTTCCACGTATTCGAGGAAGGCGCCGCCGCCGGTGGAGATGTAAGAAACCCGGTCGGCGATGCCGTACTTGTCGATGGCCGCCAGGGTGTCACCGCCGCCGGCGATGGAGAAGGCCGGGCTTTCGGCGATGGCCTGGGACAGTGCCTCGGTGCCGCGACCGAACTGATCGATCTCGAACACGCCCACCGGGCCGTTCCACAGGATGGTGCCGGCGGCCTTGAGTTGCTCGCCGAGGCGTGCAGCGGTGTCGGGGCCGATGTCGAGGATCATCTCGTCATCCTGCACCTGGTCCACCGGCTTGGTCACGGCCGTGGCGCTTTCGGAGAATTCGGTGGCCACCACCACGTCGCTGGGCAGCGGAATCTCGACC contains these protein-coding regions:
- the fba gene encoding class II fructose-bisphosphate aldolase (catalyzes the reversible aldol condensation of dihydroxyacetonephosphate and glyceraldehyde 3-phosphate in the Calvin cycle, glycolysis, and/or gluconeogenesis), which codes for MALISMRQMLDHAAEHGYGVPAFNVNNLEQMRAIMEAADETDSPVIVQASAGARKYAGAPFLRHLILAAVEEFPHIPVAMHQDHGTSPAVCQRSIQLGFSSVMMDGSLGEDGKTPTSYDYNVDVTRRTVEMAHACGVSVEGELGCLGSLETGMAGEEDGVGAEGKLDHDQLLTDPEEAADFVKATHVDALAIAIGTSHGAYKFTRPPTGDTLSIQRIKEIHARIPETHLVMHGSSSVPQEWLEVINEFGGEIPETYGVPVEEIVEGIKHGVRKVNIDTDLRLASTGAVRRFLAKNPAEFDPRKFLKVSTAAMKEVCKARYEAFGTAGNASKIKPINLEEMFLRYERGELDPRVK